A segment of the Leptolyngbya sp. NIES-3755 genome:
GATCTTTCAACATCCGTTCTCGTGCGGCTGCCAAGGTGGTCTTGTAGAAAATCATCGTGCGACTCTGCTCGATCGTCACAGGCGGTTGGTCAGCACTCACCGGAGTTGGCAAATTCTTATACGTGAATGTGACATCTCCACCTTTTTCTTCAACATCGAGTGTAGTCCGCATTCCTAACGGACTCGGTTGATTGGCACGAGGCTGAATTTGACAGCGGGTAACAACTTGAGCTTTCACGGAAGTAGATGCAGCAAAAACGGTCGTGCTGGCAAGTAGAACACTCAGACTCAGAAACTTCATAGCAGTAGATCGAAAAACCTCTGAGATATTACGCGATTTTGAGGAACGGTGGCACGATCGAGTCTCGAATTCTGATAAAAAGAGCCAGATTCATAGATCTAGCCCTTTAACGGTTTAATTAACGGTAAGCGGTCATCGGTTCTTTGATAAATCGAATGTACAGATGCTTAAAGGTCGATTTGAGCACACGAGGCGCACCAAAATCGATCGGCATCAATTTATCAGGGAGTCGCCAGTCTGCAATTTGCAATTCACTTGGATGCAGATTCGGAAATTCGATTTCATCGATCGACGAACACAATCCCAACCGCTGACTTTCTACGATCGTGGGAACTGTTGCTGGATCGACTCGGAGAATTTCAACAATCGAGCGATCGAGTGCGAACACATCCCGCGAAGCTCCTAACACGCCCAATTCTCTCGGTTCTCCGCCACTCGGACCATTTCCCTCATGCCCGATAATGCCATCTACGATCGTCAAATCTGGATCGATCGTTCTCGCAGTTTCGACCAACATCGTGCCAAATCGTGATTGATCCTTTCCAGCTTCCATGTGCCACCAAGCTTTCATCTTGCCCGGAACACAGCCGAATAGATTCTTCACGCCCATTGTGACCGTCAATTGCATGTGCGATTTCACTTTCGGCAAGTTAATCACGACATCCGCCTCGATCGCTTCTTTACACAGCAACAAATGATTGAACTCTTCGCCGATCGTTTCGTAGCGTTTTCCTTTGAATTCTACGATCGGTAAGTCGATCGATTCAATCAGCGGCAAATATCCGCTAGCTTTCGCAACTCCTTGAGCACTTCCAAACGCAGGACTATCTCCAAGAAACGGCTTGCCACCCGCCTCCTGCACCATTTTCGCCACACAGTAAACGATTTCAGGGCGAGTGACACATTCTTTTCCTGGACGAGCACCCGTGAGCAGATTCGGCTTTAATAAAACGCGATCGCCGGGTTTAACGATCGTACTCATGCCACCCAACGGTTCCAGCAGCGTTTCCAATGCCGCCCGCAATTCAGTCAAATCGTAGGAAGTCGCCCGCAGCAAACTAACAGCAGAATTCATAAGGTCAGCGAAATAGAGGTTTTTGATACTGTACCCTCGATTTTCAAGATTTCCAATCTGTAGATCTCGGTAGCCCACCGCAAGTTTGAAAAAGTGCAAAACTGGACCAAATTGCGTTTACGAATTTTTAACTAACTTGCCAAAATTTAGAGGTGTTCTATATTGCGGACTTTTCTAGGTTTTCTGATGTGATATTTCAAGGTCGATCGCAATTAAGTTTCTAATACGAAAGCCCTTATGCTGAAAAAATATTTTCCTCGCACAGCCACAACTTTTTTACTCGTTAAAAACTCTCCGGATGAGAAAGATGCTGAATTGATTATTGAATCTTTAGCGACTTATTTTTTTACTGAAATGGGTTTAGTTTATCTCTGATGATTTAGCTCGATCGCTTTATCCATCTCGACTTAAAGCCCGAATACTTTATTTTTTGCTCAGGAATATTAGCCAAATTCTGTGCAATCTCAATTCAATCTTTCGCCTCATTCTTTTACTAAAAGATTGCTTAAAAGCACATTACGGTTT
Coding sequences within it:
- a CDS encoding hypothetical protein (conserved hypothetical protein;~similar to AA sequence:cyanobase_aa:LBDG_52580), whose translation is MNSAVSLLRATSYDLTELRAALETLLEPLGGMSTIVKPGDRVLLKPNLLTGARPGKECVTRPEIVYCVAKMVQEAGGKPFLGDSPAFGSAQGVAKASGYLPLIESIDLPIVEFKGKRYETIGEEFNHLLLCKEAIEADVVINLPKVKSHMQLTVTMGVKNLFGCVPGKMKAWWHMEAGKDQSRFGTMLVETARTIDPDLTIVDGIIGHEGNGPSGGEPRELGVLGASRDVFALDRSIVEILRVDPATVPTIVESQRLGLCSSIDEIEFPNLHPSELQIADWRLPDKLMPIDFGAPRVLKSTFKHLYIRFIKEPMTAYR